A stretch of Natronococcus sp. CG52 DNA encodes these proteins:
- a CDS encoding ABC transporter ATP-binding protein/permease has translation MSSDRDGVLGRLLASSSATDGRREWFAVVGGIGILVFVVVGVLGPTLAPYPADEMAGPPFEDPGEDHLLGTDDVGHDILSLLLVGARVSMFVGLVAGTIAVLVGTLVGVTAGLLGDRVDRGLMRFVDVVLTIPFLPLIIVVAAVLGPGLWTTIGVLSAVMWARPARELRSEVLSIRNREYIEASRSMGASVLHVATRYVVPAVSLIVIAQYARVVSMAILLEAALAFLGLGDPTAPSWGTILFYAQQRSAFLTEAWKWWVLPPGLAITCSVLSFIFVTLGVERRTGAERRSVATPASGPDVDVVQGGREDPAAGAAPDGGTASGRPVLEVSDLSVEYGEDRSPAVDGVSLEVRANERLGIVGESGSGKSSVALALLDLLGPPARVTDGRVTLYADRDAPVGADMADVRGDEIAFVPQEAMNALDPRLSLEDQLVEAVRVHRPVDRGRARGIAHDALEGVGLPAESYDRYPHELSGGMRQRGVIAMALVNDPAVLVVDEPTTGLDMVTTVTVLELLEELQAQRELSLVVISHDLPAVTRLADRIAVMRDGELVEVGAVDRLQRAPEHSYTEALLEARPTMPEPDRLPAESTAAETAAPHLVYEGVAKSFGDERVLEGVDLRVERGQSVALLGESGAGKTTLGKMALGLVAPDSGVVRIDGETVGQWLSLDPKRLGREDHYLFQDPYSSLAPNRTVERLVCEPLEIHDVGSEAERDERVRAALADVGLDSTDEYARRYPTELSGGERQRVAVARALVLEPSLLVADEPTSMLDAPLQEDLLDLLYDLVDERGITLLHITHDVARASTFADEIAVLHGGRIVEQASVASILREPEHEQTRRLIEAAVALSPAGEDDRSVGDGGPDN, from the coding sequence GTGAGTAGCGATCGGGACGGCGTTCTCGGCCGATTGCTCGCCTCCTCGAGTGCGACCGACGGACGGCGCGAGTGGTTCGCCGTCGTCGGCGGGATCGGCATCCTCGTGTTCGTCGTCGTGGGTGTACTGGGACCGACGCTCGCGCCGTATCCGGCCGACGAGATGGCCGGACCGCCGTTCGAGGACCCCGGCGAGGACCACCTCCTCGGTACCGACGACGTGGGTCACGACATCCTCTCGCTGCTGCTGGTCGGTGCGCGGGTGTCGATGTTCGTCGGGCTCGTCGCCGGAACGATCGCCGTCCTCGTCGGCACCCTGGTCGGCGTCACCGCGGGTCTCCTCGGAGATCGGGTCGATCGGGGCCTGATGCGGTTCGTCGACGTCGTTCTGACGATCCCGTTTCTCCCCCTGATAATCGTCGTCGCGGCCGTGCTGGGGCCGGGACTGTGGACGACCATCGGCGTCCTGTCGGCCGTGATGTGGGCGCGGCCCGCCAGGGAGCTCCGCTCGGAGGTGCTCTCGATCCGGAACCGGGAGTACATCGAGGCCTCGCGGTCGATGGGTGCATCAGTACTCCACGTCGCGACGCGGTACGTCGTACCCGCCGTGTCGCTGATCGTCATCGCGCAGTACGCCAGGGTCGTGAGCATGGCTATCCTCCTCGAGGCGGCGCTCGCCTTCCTCGGCCTCGGCGATCCGACGGCGCCGAGCTGGGGAACGATCCTGTTCTACGCCCAGCAGCGGAGCGCATTTCTGACCGAGGCGTGGAAGTGGTGGGTGCTCCCGCCGGGGCTGGCAATCACCTGCAGCGTCCTGTCGTTTATCTTCGTCACGCTCGGCGTCGAGCGACGCACCGGTGCGGAACGCCGCAGCGTCGCGACACCGGCGTCGGGACCCGACGTCGACGTCGTCCAGGGCGGGCGCGAGGACCCCGCGGCGGGCGCCGCTCCCGACGGCGGAACCGCTTCCGGTCGGCCGGTCCTCGAGGTATCCGATCTCAGCGTCGAGTACGGCGAGGATAGGTCTCCGGCGGTGGACGGCGTCTCCCTCGAGGTTCGCGCGAACGAGCGCCTCGGGATCGTCGGCGAGTCCGGGAGCGGCAAGAGCAGCGTCGCGCTCGCGCTGCTCGACCTTCTCGGGCCGCCCGCCCGGGTCACCGACGGGCGCGTGACGCTGTACGCCGACCGCGACGCCCCCGTCGGCGCCGACATGGCGGACGTCCGCGGCGACGAGATCGCGTTCGTCCCACAGGAGGCGATGAACGCCCTCGATCCGCGGCTGTCGCTCGAGGACCAGCTCGTCGAAGCGGTACGAGTGCACCGGCCGGTCGACCGCGGCCGGGCGAGGGGGATCGCGCACGACGCCCTCGAGGGCGTCGGACTGCCCGCCGAGAGCTACGACCGGTACCCACACGAACTCAGCGGCGGGATGCGCCAGCGTGGCGTGATCGCGATGGCGCTCGTCAACGATCCCGCGGTGCTCGTCGTCGACGAACCGACGACCGGGCTGGACATGGTGACGACGGTGACCGTCCTCGAACTCTTGGAGGAACTGCAGGCGCAGCGAGAGCTCTCGCTGGTGGTTATCTCTCACGACCTGCCGGCAGTGACCCGGCTCGCGGACCGGATCGCCGTGATGCGGGACGGGGAGTTGGTCGAGGTCGGCGCCGTCGACCGCCTTCAGCGGGCGCCGGAGCACTCCTACACCGAAGCGTTGCTCGAGGCCCGACCGACGATGCCCGAACCCGACCGACTGCCGGCCGAGTCGACGGCTGCCGAGACGGCGGCGCCGCACCTGGTCTACGAGGGCGTCGCCAAGTCCTTCGGCGACGAGCGCGTGCTCGAGGGAGTCGACCTCCGCGTCGAGCGCGGGCAGTCGGTGGCCCTCCTCGGCGAGAGCGGCGCCGGCAAGACCACGCTCGGCAAGATGGCCCTCGGGCTGGTCGCTCCAGACTCGGGGGTCGTTCGGATCGACGGGGAAACCGTCGGTCAGTGGCTGTCGCTCGATCCGAAGCGTCTCGGACGGGAGGACCACTACCTGTTCCAGGATCCGTACAGTTCGCTCGCGCCCAACCGGACGGTTGAGCGTCTCGTCTGCGAACCCCTCGAGATTCACGACGTGGGAAGCGAGGCGGAGCGCGACGAGCGCGTTCGCGCGGCGCTCGCCGACGTCGGACTCGACTCCACCGACGAGTACGCCCGCCGCTACCCGACGGAACTGTCCGGCGGCGAGCGCCAGCGGGTCGCCGTCGCTCGAGCGCTCGTCCTGGAGCCCTCGCTGCTCGTCGCCGACGAGCCGACGTCGATGCTGGACGCGCCGCTCCAGGAGGACCTCCTCGACCTCCTCTACGACCTCGTCGACGAGCGCGGGATCACGCTGTTGCACATCACGCACGACGTCGCCCGAGCGAGCACGTTCGCCGACGAGATCGCCGTCCTCCACGGCGGCCGCATCGTGGAGCAGGCATCCGTGGCGTCGATCCTCCGGGAGCCCGAACACGAACAGACACGGCGGCTCATCGAGGCCGCGGTTGCGCTCTCGCCGGCCGGCGAAGACGACCGGTCCGTCGGTGATGGCGGACCCGACAACTGA
- a CDS encoding right-handed parallel beta-helix repeat-containing protein codes for MNAHAEQTRRTLLRTVGIAGLAGVAVPSGSRTGRTNYETIRVPGDRPTIQGAVDDAEPGALVLLEPGTYEERVEVATPELTIRGTDRNEVVLDGEFDRDHGIVVEADGVALENVTARHYRVNAFYWRYVEGFRGSFLTAYNNGDYGVYAYRSRDGRFEHSYASGHVSAGFYLGRNHPFEAVIENVVAEHNNLGYSGTSAGGDLTIRDSTWRYNRAGIVPNTLDEADPPQESNRIVNNEVYENHNTDAPAKELTYPAFGTGILLWGGLDNLVEDNEVRDHENFGIAVEPNVVEPSGNEVRENDVSESGVADLALGHPAGEDNRFADNEFRTSLPGDIETDASDGDDRVTTVYEEQERRGEDDDFEAGDWRDQPVPEDRPTMPDPEAPPRLAEKETSWET; via the coding sequence ATGAACGCCCACGCGGAACAGACTCGGCGAACCCTCCTCCGGACGGTCGGCATCGCGGGACTCGCTGGCGTCGCCGTCCCGTCCGGATCGCGAACCGGACGAACGAACTACGAGACGATTCGCGTACCCGGGGACCGACCGACGATTCAGGGCGCCGTCGACGACGCCGAGCCCGGAGCCCTCGTTCTCCTCGAGCCGGGCACGTACGAGGAGCGCGTCGAGGTCGCGACGCCGGAGCTCACGATCCGGGGAACGGACCGCAACGAGGTCGTTCTGGACGGCGAGTTCGATCGAGATCACGGGATCGTCGTCGAAGCGGACGGGGTCGCACTGGAGAACGTGACCGCGCGACACTACCGGGTCAACGCCTTCTACTGGCGGTACGTCGAGGGGTTCCGGGGGAGTTTCCTCACGGCGTACAACAACGGTGACTACGGCGTCTACGCCTACCGCTCTCGCGACGGTCGATTCGAACACAGCTACGCCTCGGGGCACGTCAGCGCCGGGTTCTACCTCGGGCGGAATCACCCCTTCGAGGCGGTGATCGAGAACGTCGTGGCCGAGCACAACAACCTGGGGTACTCCGGCACGAGCGCGGGCGGCGATCTGACCATCCGGGACTCGACCTGGCGGTACAACAGGGCCGGAATCGTTCCGAACACGTTAGACGAGGCAGATCCGCCACAGGAGTCGAACCGCATCGTGAACAACGAGGTCTACGAGAACCACAACACCGACGCACCCGCAAAAGAGCTCACCTACCCGGCGTTCGGGACGGGGATCCTTCTCTGGGGCGGACTGGACAACCTCGTCGAAGACAACGAGGTGCGCGACCACGAGAACTTCGGCATCGCCGTCGAACCGAACGTGGTCGAGCCGTCGGGAAACGAGGTGCGGGAGAACGACGTCAGCGAATCCGGAGTCGCGGATCTTGCGCTCGGACATCCTGCAGGGGAGGACAACCGATTCGCGGACAACGAGTTCCGCACGAGTCTCCCCGGAGATATCGAGACTGACGCGAGTGACGGGGACGACCGGGTCACCACGGTGTACGAAGAACAGGAGCGGCGCGGCGAGGACGACGATTTCGAAGCTGGTGACTGGCGCGACCAGCCGGTTCCCGAGGACCGACCGACGATGCCCGATCCGGAGGCGCCGCCCCGGCTCGCAGAGAAAGAGACGTCGTGGGAGACGTAG